A part of Pseudomonas sp. HR96 genomic DNA contains:
- a CDS encoding non-ribosomal peptide synthetase translates to MSKLQDALQNLTPSQRQALEAVLAKKGLAGQVNLPMPQADRSQPLALSFAQQRLWFLWQLDPDSAAYNIPGAIRIHGALDPLRLEQCMQALVQRHEALRTTFHSGENGDVQVIHPALAVGLTRVDLRDQPAALREYVQAEAQAPFDLRSGPLLRLTLLALGEQEHLLLITLHHIVADGWSVDVFLKEFCVLYDGAAGGAVPALPPLARQYADYACWQRDWLAAGEGARQLAWWREQLGAEQPLLALPHDRPRPAALSGRGANLSVQLDRPRSERLKAFAQSRGMSPFSVWLTLYSLLLQRLSGSDDLRIGVPVANRGRAEMAGVVGFFVNSLVLRTRYDSQLSFEAWLVEVNQVSQQAQAHQDLPFEQLVDALQPERSLSHNPLFQAKFNYGFDTSQLPSPQGLRLSSETVEQLGAHFDLALDIADSPTGFSGFFTYACDLFDASTVQGFARLLEQLLDAALAAPQTPLHRLAVAPIEPLTDAPAARLDPLQSWQSLLQSAPDALAVVDGHVSLSRGQLDEQASRIAGHLQRAGIGCGAVVAVALPRSASWLAALLGVLKAGAAYLPLDPSQPPQRLRQLLQASAARRLIGRDPALASSQCPLLHPDEAGPELATPAAPVPAGSPAYVIYTSGSSGQPKGVLVSHGALGQYLHGLLERLAPLPAGGMAMVSSVAADLGHTTLFAALCAGRPLYLPGDEVLRDAEAFAQFMGRHAVSVLKIVPSHLDGLLQACPDASLLPRELLILGGEASSPALLQQVRALAPQCRVMNHYGPSETTVGVLTHEWPLDAAVPVPLALGRALPGVRLQVLDADLNPVAAGVTGELYIGGGSLALGYLGQPGLSAERFVADPAGQGRRLYRSGDRVRCNRDGLLEFVGRVDDQLKIRGYRVEPGEVARVLAALPGVRQATVQVHEQQLAAWCVLAAEASLAQVQAQLREALPDYLQPVHWTLLQALPLTANGKLDRRALPAPQVQAAAKPSQPEGPVQSLLAEIWSEVLKCERVGVDDNFFTLGGDSILSLQIIARARKRGLKVLPRQLFEAQTIRALAALLDAAPTPAGGLPAIARVAERGRAPLSFAQQRLWFLWQLAPHSAAYTIAAAVRLRGQLDEPAARGAFAALLARHENLRTRFVEEQGQPWQVIDAASQVELDWQRQVLTSAEQLPERLAADAAQPFDLASGPLLRLRLYVLPGEEAVLSLALHHIIADGWSMNLLIEEFAAHYRQAVQGQAVEPAPLALQYLDYAAWQRQWLAAGEGRRQLDWWRAYLGDSQPLLELPGDFARPAVQSYRGASLAFSVPRSLAAALAARAQAHGSTPFMLLLGAFAVLLQRYSGQHDLRIGVPQANRSRVEFEGLIGLFVNTQVLRVQLHGSETFAALLARIQHDVGAAQANAELPFEHLVEALQPQRSLSHNPLFQVMCSHTRLRSQALSGLPGLQLEVLPQQERTAQFDLALNTEELADGSFKARLTYATDLFAAASVERLQQAFMLVLEQLAGGLRTPLEQLQLLRAEQAPRVESDPRGLGPDLLTALAEQVAERPEAPALSMAGQTLSYAEVERRANQMAQRLRAAGVGPEVLVGIAAERSLQLVIALLAILKAGGAYVPLDPDHPAERLAYMIEDSGLQLLLGERALLPGLAAGAGSVQVLCLEDLTPDKLARYGHTAPALRVEPQALAYVIYTSGSTGRPKGAGNSHAALANRLHWMQQAYGLGAGQRVLQKTPSSFDVSVWEFFWPLISGACLVLAPPGAHREPARLAELIAAERITTLHFVPSMLQAFIDEPRASLCSSLTQVFCSGEALALATLQQAQACLPKATFYNLYGPTEAAIDVSHWTCGQEQGRVPIGRPISNLRLYLLDDRLQAVPAGAIGELYIGGAGLARGYQHRAGLSAERFVANPFVSDGGRMYRTGDLARLRPDGAIDYLGRSDQQVKLRGLRIELGEVENCLRQCPQVQAAVVDVRLSPAGPQLVAWICGSASREALLAQLRRQLPEYMLPALFVTLPSLPLNVNGKLDRKALPAPLWQAAPAFRAPHTAVQGEIAEIWRDLLGAERVGLDDNFFALGGHSLLATQVLARIKRQLAVDLPLRVVFASDSLQDLAAEVQRTLDSAGSGDDIDSMSALLAQLEAQA, encoded by the coding sequence ATGAGCAAGTTGCAAGACGCGCTGCAAAACCTCACGCCCAGCCAGCGCCAGGCGCTGGAGGCGGTGCTGGCGAAAAAAGGCCTGGCCGGCCAGGTCAACCTGCCGATGCCCCAGGCCGATCGCAGCCAGCCGCTGGCGTTGTCCTTCGCCCAGCAGCGCCTGTGGTTTCTCTGGCAGCTGGACCCCGACAGCGCGGCCTACAACATTCCCGGGGCGATTCGTATCCACGGCGCGCTCGACCCGTTGCGCCTGGAGCAGTGCATGCAGGCCCTGGTGCAGCGCCACGAAGCTTTGCGCACCACCTTCCACAGCGGCGAAAACGGCGACGTGCAGGTGATTCATCCGGCCCTTGCCGTGGGCCTGACCCGCGTCGATTTGCGCGACCAGCCGGCGGCGCTGCGTGAATACGTCCAGGCCGAGGCGCAGGCACCGTTCGACCTGCGCAGCGGGCCATTGCTGCGCCTGACCCTGCTGGCCCTCGGCGAGCAGGAGCACCTGCTGTTGATCACCTTGCACCATATCGTCGCCGATGGCTGGTCAGTGGACGTGTTTCTCAAGGAGTTCTGCGTGCTGTACGACGGCGCTGCGGGCGGCGCTGTCCCGGCGTTGCCGCCGCTGGCCCGGCAATACGCCGACTACGCCTGCTGGCAGCGCGACTGGCTGGCCGCCGGCGAAGGCGCGCGGCAACTGGCCTGGTGGCGCGAACAGCTGGGCGCTGAGCAACCGCTGCTGGCGCTGCCCCATGATCGCCCGCGCCCGGCTGCCCTGAGCGGTCGCGGCGCCAACCTCTCGGTGCAGCTGGACCGGCCGCGCAGCGAACGGCTCAAGGCGTTCGCCCAGAGCCGCGGCATGAGCCCGTTCAGCGTCTGGCTAACGCTCTACAGCCTTTTGCTGCAACGCCTGAGCGGCAGCGACGACCTGCGCATCGGCGTGCCGGTGGCCAACCGTGGCCGCGCTGAAATGGCCGGGGTGGTCGGCTTCTTCGTCAACAGCCTGGTGCTGCGCACGCGCTACGACAGCCAGCTGAGCTTCGAGGCTTGGCTGGTCGAGGTCAACCAGGTCTCGCAGCAGGCCCAGGCGCATCAGGACCTGCCGTTCGAACAGTTGGTCGATGCCCTCCAGCCCGAGCGCAGCCTGAGCCACAACCCGCTGTTCCAGGCGAAATTCAACTACGGTTTCGACACCTCGCAGCTGCCCAGCCCGCAAGGCTTGCGGCTGAGCTCGGAAACCGTGGAGCAGCTGGGCGCACATTTCGACCTGGCGCTGGACATCGCCGACAGCCCGACGGGCTTCAGCGGCTTCTTTACCTATGCCTGCGACCTGTTCGACGCCAGCACCGTGCAGGGTTTCGCCCGCCTGCTGGAGCAATTGCTGGACGCCGCGCTGGCGGCGCCGCAGACGCCGTTGCACCGCCTGGCGGTCGCGCCCATCGAACCACTGACCGATGCGCCGGCGGCGCGCCTCGATCCGCTGCAAAGCTGGCAGTCGCTGCTGCAATCGGCGCCCGACGCCCTGGCGGTGGTCGATGGCCACGTCAGCCTGAGCCGTGGGCAGCTGGATGAACAGGCCAGCCGCATTGCCGGGCATCTGCAGCGCGCCGGCATCGGCTGCGGCGCTGTCGTTGCCGTGGCCCTGCCGCGCTCGGCGTCCTGGCTGGCGGCCCTGCTGGGGGTGCTCAAGGCGGGCGCGGCCTACCTGCCGCTGGACCCCAGCCAGCCGCCGCAGCGCCTGCGGCAACTGCTGCAGGCCAGCGCTGCGCGGCGGCTGATCGGCCGTGACCCGGCGCTGGCCAGCAGCCAGTGCCCGCTGCTGCACCCTGACGAGGCCGGCCCGGAGCTCGCCACGCCAGCGGCGCCAGTCCCGGCCGGCAGCCCGGCCTATGTCATCTATACCTCAGGCTCCAGCGGCCAGCCCAAAGGCGTGCTGGTCAGCCACGGCGCGCTGGGCCAGTACCTGCACGGGCTGCTCGAACGCCTGGCGCCGCTGCCGGCGGGCGGCATGGCGATGGTCTCCAGCGTCGCCGCCGACCTGGGCCATACCACGCTGTTCGCCGCCCTCTGTGCAGGGCGGCCGCTGTACCTGCCGGGTGACGAGGTGCTGCGCGACGCCGAGGCGTTCGCCCAATTCATGGGCCGGCACGCGGTCAGCGTGCTGAAAATCGTTCCCAGCCATCTCGACGGCCTGCTGCAGGCCTGCCCCGACGCGTCGCTGTTGCCCCGCGAGCTGCTGATTCTCGGCGGCGAGGCCAGCTCGCCGGCGCTGCTGCAGCAGGTGCGCGCGCTGGCGCCGCAGTGCCGGGTGATGAACCACTACGGCCCGAGCGAGACCACGGTCGGCGTGCTGACCCACGAGTGGCCGCTGGATGCCGCTGTACCGGTGCCGCTGGCGCTGGGCCGGGCCTTGCCGGGGGTGCGCCTGCAAGTGCTGGACGCCGACCTCAACCCGGTCGCTGCGGGTGTCACCGGCGAGCTGTACATCGGTGGCGGCAGCCTTGCCCTGGGTTACCTCGGACAGCCAGGCCTGAGCGCCGAGCGTTTCGTCGCCGACCCGGCCGGGCAGGGCCGGCGGCTGTACCGCAGCGGGGACCGGGTGCGGTGCAACCGCGACGGCCTGCTGGAATTCGTCGGCCGGGTCGACGACCAGCTGAAGATCCGCGGCTACCGGGTCGAACCGGGCGAGGTGGCGCGGGTGCTGGCGGCGCTGCCCGGCGTGCGCCAGGCCACCGTGCAGGTGCATGAGCAGCAACTGGCCGCCTGGTGCGTGCTGGCCGCCGAGGCCAGCCTGGCGCAGGTTCAGGCGCAGCTGCGCGAGGCGCTGCCCGACTATCTGCAACCGGTTCACTGGACCTTGCTGCAGGCACTGCCGCTGACCGCCAACGGCAAGCTCGACCGCCGTGCCTTGCCGGCGCCGCAGGTGCAGGCTGCAGCGAAGCCAAGCCAGCCCGAAGGGCCGGTGCAGAGCCTGCTGGCCGAGATCTGGAGCGAAGTGCTCAAGTGCGAGCGGGTCGGCGTCGACGACAATTTCTTCACCCTGGGCGGCGACTCGATCCTCAGCCTGCAGATCATCGCCCGGGCCCGCAAGCGCGGGCTCAAGGTGCTGCCGCGCCAGCTGTTCGAGGCGCAGACCATCCGCGCACTGGCCGCGCTGCTCGACGCAGCGCCCACCCCGGCGGGTGGCTTGCCGGCCATTGCCCGAGTGGCCGAGCGCGGCCGCGCGCCGCTATCGTTCGCCCAGCAGCGCCTGTGGTTCCTCTGGCAGCTGGCGCCGCACAGCGCGGCCTATACCATTGCCGCCGCCGTGCGCCTGCGCGGCCAACTGGATGAACCAGCCGCACGGGGCGCTTTCGCCGCGCTGCTGGCGCGCCACGAAAACCTGCGCACGCGCTTTGTCGAGGAGCAGGGCCAGCCGTGGCAGGTCATCGATGCCGCCAGCCAGGTCGAGCTGGACTGGCAGCGGCAGGTGCTGACCAGCGCCGAGCAGTTGCCCGAGCGCCTGGCCGCCGATGCCGCGCAGCCGTTCGACCTGGCCAGCGGGCCGTTGCTGCGCCTGCGCCTGTATGTACTGCCGGGCGAGGAGGCGGTGTTGAGCCTGGCGCTGCACCACATCATCGCCGACGGCTGGTCGATGAATCTGCTGATCGAGGAATTTGCCGCGCACTACCGCCAGGCGGTTCAGGGCCAGGCTGTCGAGCCTGCGCCCCTGGCGTTGCAGTACCTGGACTATGCCGCCTGGCAACGCCAGTGGCTGGCAGCAGGAGAAGGCCGTCGCCAGCTCGACTGGTGGCGCGCCTACCTGGGTGACAGCCAGCCGTTGCTCGAACTGCCCGGCGACTTCGCACGTCCGGCCGTGCAGAGCTACCGTGGCGCCAGCCTGGCCTTCAGCGTGCCGCGCAGCCTCGCGGCGGCCCTCGCGGCCCGCGCCCAGGCACACGGCAGCACGCCGTTCATGCTGCTGCTGGGCGCCTTCGCCGTGCTGCTGCAACGCTACAGCGGCCAGCACGACCTGCGCATCGGCGTGCCCCAGGCCAACCGCAGCCGCGTCGAGTTCGAAGGCCTGATCGGGCTGTTCGTCAACACCCAGGTGCTGCGCGTGCAGTTGCACGGCAGCGAGACCTTTGCCGCCTTGCTGGCGCGCATCCAGCATGACGTCGGCGCTGCCCAGGCGAACGCCGAGCTGCCGTTCGAGCATCTGGTCGAGGCCTTGCAGCCGCAGCGCAGCCTCAGCCACAACCCGTTGTTCCAGGTGATGTGCAGCCACACCCGGCTGCGTTCGCAAGCCCTGAGCGGACTGCCCGGGCTGCAATTGGAGGTGCTGCCCCAGCAGGAGCGCACCGCCCAGTTCGACCTGGCGCTGAACACCGAAGAGCTGGCCGACGGCAGCTTCAAGGCGCGCTTGACCTATGCCACCGACCTGTTCGCCGCCGCCAGCGTGGAGCGCCTGCAACAGGCGTTCATGCTCGTGCTCGAACAGTTGGCGGGCGGCCTCCGGACGCCGCTCGAACAGCTGCAGTTGCTGCGCGCCGAGCAGGCGCCACGGGTGGAAAGCGACCCGCGCGGGCTCGGTCCGGACCTGCTCACGGCGCTGGCCGAGCAGGTCGCCGAGCGGCCCGAGGCGCCCGCCCTGAGCATGGCCGGGCAGACCCTGAGCTATGCCGAAGTCGAACGCCGGGCGAACCAGATGGCGCAGCGCCTGCGCGCGGCGGGGGTCGGTCCCGAGGTGCTGGTGGGGATCGCTGCCGAGCGTTCGCTGCAGCTGGTCATTGCCCTGCTGGCGATCCTCAAGGCGGGCGGCGCCTATGTGCCGCTGGACCCGGATCACCCGGCCGAGCGCCTGGCCTACATGATCGAGGACAGCGGCCTGCAGCTGCTGCTCGGCGAGCGCGCGCTGCTGCCAGGGCTGGCGGCGGGTGCGGGTTCGGTGCAGGTGCTGTGCCTGGAGGACCTGACCCCGGACAAGCTGGCGCGCTACGGCCACACGGCACCGGCGCTGCGGGTCGAGCCCCAGGCCTTGGCGTATGTGATCTACACCTCCGGTTCCACCGGGCGGCCCAAGGGTGCCGGCAACAGCCACGCAGCTTTGGCCAACCGCCTGCACTGGATGCAGCAGGCCTACGGCCTGGGGGCCGGCCAGCGCGTGCTGCAGAAAACCCCGAGCAGCTTCGATGTGTCGGTCTGGGAGTTCTTCTGGCCGCTGATCAGCGGTGCCTGCCTGGTCCTTGCGCCCCCGGGGGCGCACCGCGAGCCGGCGCGCCTGGCCGAATTGATCGCCGCCGAGCGCATCACCACGCTGCACTTCGTGCCGTCCATGCTCCAGGCCTTCATCGATGAGCCGCGCGCCAGCCTGTGCAGCAGCCTCACCCAGGTCTTCTGCAGCGGCGAAGCGCTGGCGCTGGCGACCCTGCAGCAGGCCCAGGCCTGCCTGCCCAAGGCCACCTTCTACAACCTGTACGGCCCTACCGAAGCGGCCATCGATGTCAGCCACTGGACCTGCGGCCAGGAGCAGGGCAGGGTGCCGATCGGCCGGCCGATCAGCAACCTGCGCCTGTACCTGCTCGACGATCGCCTGCAAGCGGTGCCGGCCGGCGCCATCGGTGAGCTGTACATCGGTGGCGCGGGCCTGGCCCGTGGTTACCAGCACCGCGCCGGGCTCAGCGCCGAGCGCTTCGTCGCCAACCCTTTCGTCAGCGATGGCGGGCGCATGTACCGCACCGGCGACCTGGCGCGGCTGCGCCCCGACGGCGCCATCGACTACCTCGGTCGCAGCGACCAGCAGGTCAAGCTGCGCGGGTTGCGCATCGAGCTGGGCGAGGTGGAGAACTGCCTGCGCCAGTGCCCGCAGGTGCAGGCCGCCGTAGTCGACGTGCGCCTGTCACCGGCCGGCCCGCAGCTGGTGGCCTGGATCTGCGGCAGCGCCAGCCGCGAGGCGCTGCTGGCGCAACTGCGCCGGCAACTGCCGGAGTACATGCTGCCGGCGCTGTTCGTGACGCTGCCGAGCCTGCCCTTGAACGTCAACGGCAAGCTCGACCGCAAGGCCCTGCCGGCACCGCTGTGGCAGGCCGCACCCGCCTTCCGCGCGCCGCACACGGCGGTGCAGGGCGAGATCGCCGAGATCTGGCGCGACCTGCTGGGCGCCGAGCGGGTCGGCCTGGACGACAATTTCTTCGCCCTCGGCGGCCATTCGTTGCTGGCGACCCAGGTGCTGGCGCGGATCAAGCGCCAGCTCGCCGTGGACCTGCCGCTGCGCGTGGTGTTTGCCAGCGACAGCCTGCAGGACCTGGCCGCCGAGGTGCAGCGCACACTCGACAGCGCCGGCAGCGGCGATGACATCGACAGCATGAGTGCATTGTTGGCACAACTGGAGGCGCAAGCATGA